Genomic window (Pseudomonadota bacterium):
CTGGATTCGAAAAAAAGGAGATATTTGCCGGTGGGTCGGCGCTCAGATCCCCGCGTCCACAGGTTCCTTCGGGTCGGTGCCCGTCTCCGCCGCGCCACCCTTGCCGCGCAGCTCGCGCCACCTAAGCGCCACGTCGGCCGGGCGGCACGTCGCCCCCTCCCGCTTGCCGGGCTTCGGCGCGTCGAACAGCCGCGCGAGATCGGCCCGGAACGCGGCCCGGTCGAGGCGCAGCGCGGACTGCCCGTCGGGCGAGCGCCACTGGTAGACCGTCGGCTCGCGCAGCACCAGGCCGTGGATCCCCTCGCCGCCCGCCTTTCGGGCGAGCGCCGCGTAGCGCAGCACCGCCGCGAGATCGAGATCCGTCCGGACCCGGCCCTCGAGCTTCTCCCAGAGCGATGGCAGTCGCCCGAGCGTGTCGAACCGGGCGGCGCGGCGCCACATCCCGGCGAGCACCGCCTGCTGCCGGCGGGAGCGGTCCAGGTCCGAGCGACCGTGGCGCGAGCGGGAGTAGAGGAGGGCGGTTCGCCCGTCCAGCAGCTGCCGCCCGGCGTCGAGCGCGAGCGGCTCGTACCCGGACGGGGCGTCCTTTGAGACGAAGTTGTCCCGGATCGGGCAGTCCACGTCCACTTGGATGCCGCCGAGCAGATCGACGATCTCCTCGAAGCCGCCCATGTCGACCGCGACCGTGTGGCTGATCGGGACGCCGAGCTCCCGCGCGATTACCCCCTTGAGCAGCCGGTGGCCCTGGCCGCGGCCGCGCAGGTTTTCGCCGATGCGGTAGATCTTGTTGATCCTGCCGGGCTCGAAGCCTGGGATGTCGACCCACAGGTCCCTCGGCACGCTCACCACGCCGATCGCGTTCCTGTCGAAGTCGAGCGCGAGGACGAGGATCGCGTCGGTCCGGCCGGGAGGCGAGATCGGCCCGTCGAAGCCGAGCAACAGCGCGTACTCGAGGCCATTTCCGGCCTCGATCGGCTCCGGTGTCACGGCGCTGACGGCGGCCGGACCGGCGTCCGCGGGATCCTCTGCCGAGGCGTCGCCGGGAAGAAGCGCCGGCGATCCGGCGCCCGCCCGGGGACCCTGATCATCCGAGCAGGCCCACTGGCGCGTGGCGACGAGCAAGGCAGCGCAGCAGGCGACAGAAAAAAGCCGAGCGACCCGTTGCCTCTTCCCGAAATCGACGGACATGGCTCAGGACCTCCGGACTCGGACCGAGCAAGCCGGATGCCAACGCGGATGTTTTGGAAAATATCAATTGAAAACAAATAGATACATCTTCCGTTCGCTGTGGCTTCGCCGCGGTGGGGGGCGCGGACGAGTGAGAACCCGTAGACACATGCGACGATTCGAAGCATTCCCCGGGAAGGTATATTTGTAACCGATTCGAAACGTTGACTGGGTCATGCGCGGAGCCTATATTCCCGCTCGTGAGCATCCGGATCACGGAAGAGTGCATCAACTGCGGCTGTTGCGAGGACGTCTGCCCGATGCTCGCGATCCACGAGGATCCGGCCGGCAACGCGCGCACCGTCGACCCCGCCCGATGCACGGAGTGCGTCGGCCTGTACGCCCGGATCATGTGCCAGGTCGAGTGCCCGGTCGAGGCGTGCGTCGCCGATCCCGCCCGGCGGGAGACCGAGGCCGAGCTGCTCGACAAGGCGCGGCGGTTGATGCCCGAGCACACCTTCGGCCACCCGGCCCCGTCGCACTTCCGTTAAACGCCTTTCCCCTTCAGCTTCGCCCCCCGGAATCGGGGGCCCGGGGGGGCGAGCCCGTCGGCGTCGCCGCCGCCAGCCGCCGCCGCGCCCGCCGCGACACGGGCCTGGCGTTCAGCGCCCGCGGGCGCCCGGCCGTGGCACGTCGATTGCTTTGCCCGCGGCCGTGTCCTCTCTGCGCCATTGGCCGTCCGTCGACCTGCCCCGGGAGCGGCTCCGCGGGAAGGGGGCGGCCGCGCTCGGCGACGCGGAGCTCGTCGCGTTGCTTATAGGCGCCGGGGGACAGGGCGAGAACGCGCTCGAGTCCTCGCAGCGGATCCTCAGGGAGGCGGGGGGGCTCGACCGGCTCGCGGCGACGGGGCTCGGCGCGCTGGCCGGCGTGCCCGGCCTCGGCGAGGCCAAGGCGTCGCGGATCCTCGCCGCGATCGAGCTCGGCCTGCGGGTCGTCGAGCGGCGCTCCGAGGCGCCCCAGCGCGCCTTCTGCCGCAGCGAGGAGATCTGGGAGGCGTACCGGGCGCGGCTCGGCGCGCTCCACCAGGAGGTGTTCCTGGTCGTGGGGCTGAACAACCGCAACGAGACGCTGCGCGAGGAGATCGTGGCCAAGGGAACGATCAGCGAGTGCGTCGTGAGCCCGCGCGAGGTGTTCCGCCCGATGATCGCGGAGGCGGCCGCCCGCATCGTCGCGCTGCACAACCACCCCTCCGGGGATCCGTCGCCGAGCCCGGAGGACGTGGCGCTCACCCGGCGGCTCGCCGAGGCCGGGGCGCTGATCGGCATCCCGCTGCTCGATCACGTCGTGATCGGGCGCCGCGGCTACGCGAGCCTGCGCGACATGGGGGTGATCAGATGACGCCCTCGTCGAACGCGATGCCGAAGTCGCGCGCGAGCTCGTCGAGGATCGGGCCGTAGAGCTCGGGGTGGACCGGGGTCACGACCCCGGGTGGCGGGATCGCGCCCTCGGCGATCAGGCGGACCGCGATCGCGAGCGGCAGGGAGACCGTCCGCGCCATGGCGCTGTCGCCGCCGGGGACCCCGTACGCGACGAGCGACGACGCAACCCGCTCGGACTTCCCGGGGTACTCGACTTCGAATTCGTGCCGCATGATGAGCAGATCGCGTTCGCCCGGCGCGAACGAGCACTTCTCGAGCATGCGGGAGGCGAGGATGTCCACGTTGCCGCCCTCGGAGATCGACACCGGCGACTCGTGGAACAGCCCGAGCCACTCCAGGTTGGAGATCGCGGGGGAGCTCTCGGGCACGGAGAGCGCGACGGAGAGCGCCTTCTGGAGGTTGCCGGCGCCGCCCACGAAGCCCTGCATGAACCGCTTGTAGGTCAGGCCGGCGAGATCGGAGCGCGGCCGCTGATCGAACAGCCCGAGCTTGACCCAGTGGTACCACGACGCGCAGTGCCCAAGGTGGCGCAGGGTGCCGCGGAACATCGTCCGGACGCCGTCGAGGCCGTACATCTCGATGTAGGGGAGCGCGTCGCGGTTCGGGTAGCCCTCGAAGCTCCCGGCCCCGGGGAACTCGACCGGCTCGGGGTCGGCGAACAGCTCGGTGCCCGGCACCTCGACGACCGCGCCGTCCCTGAGGAACCGCGCCGGGTTCGTCGCCGCCACGAGCACGCCGCGCGGCGCCCACGAGAACTTGTAGCCTATCGGGTTCGTGTTCGCCTCCGGCGCCGGGAGGCCGCCGCAGTAGGATCGGAAGGAGACGATCTTACCGCCGCGCCGCGTCGCACCGTGGATGACCCGCATCGCCGACATGTGGTCGAGCCCGGGATCCACGCCGCACTCGTTGACGAAGACGAGGTCGTTCGCCGCGGCGTCCGCGTGCATCTCGCGCATGGCCTGGCTGACGTACGACGCCGTCGCCATGTGCTTCTTGTGCGTGAGGCACAGAGCGGCCACGATCGGGTGCATCGGCGCGGGGAGGAGGGAGACCGCGACGTCGTGCGACGCGACGAGCCCCGCAAGCTCGTCGTTGCGGCTCGCGTCCAGGGCGACGGCGGCGCAACCGGTGCGGCCGGCGAGGAGCGCGCGGGCCTTTTCGACGAAGATGTCGGCGACGGTCAGCGCGAACCCCTCGCGTTCGGCGAAGTAGTCGATGAGCGGCTTCGCGACCAGGCCGGCACCCAGGACAAGAACTCGTTTCATTCCCCACTCCTCGTTTCGTGCAGAAACGCCCGCATGTGCTCGTGCCGCGGCGTGAAGCCGCCGCACCAGAGGATGACCGAACGGCGGATCGGCTCCGGCAGGCGCGCGGCGTCGAAGTCGCCGTCCAGATCCACCTCCGCGAGCGCCGGGATGAAAGGCTTGAGCGCGGCCGCGAACGCGCTCGACGACTCGCGCGGGAGCTCGCACGGCAGGTTGCCGACGGCCATCACGGCGATCCCCGGCCCGTCGAACCCCGAGGGCGCCGCGCCCGTGGCCGGATCGAAAACGTAGGTCGGATCGCCGGGGTTCGTGTCGCGGACCGTGCACTCGAGCGCGCCGCCCACGTCGCAGGAGATGTCGCCGATCGCGACGAGCCTCGGCCGGGCCGGGCCGGCGAACAACGCGCGGAGCTGGTCCCGCGTCGCGAGCTTCGGGTAGCGCGCGTCCCAGTAGATGCCGTTGACGATCGCCGTGAGCAGCTCGAGGTGCGGCGCGAACGCGGAGACGTAGGCCTCCCCGTGCCCGTAGTAGTGCTGGAGGTCGAACGCCCGCGCCGGATCCCTGGGCGCGACGAGATCCGCCTCCTTGTAGACCGTCTTCACGAGCCGGTCGGCGAGGGCGCCGTTCCGCGAGAGGAACGCCGCGAGCTCAGCGGGCGCCACCTCGACGTGCGGCACGAGGTCGAAGATCTCCTGCGCGCCCTGCGACACGTGGCCGTAGCCGGTGAAGCCGAACGCCGCCGGCGCGATCTCCCTCGGCACGCCCAGGGCGGCGACGCTGCGACCGAGCTCGGCCACCGCGGCCTTCGCGGCGCCGAGATCAGCGTACGCGTGAGCCGGCGAGATCGCCGAGAACGCCGACCGGATCCCGAGCGCGTCGAGCCGCCGGCCCAGGGTCCAGAACGTGTCGATCATCCCGGCGAGCCCCGCGTACCTGCCGAAGAAGATGAGCCGCCGCCCGTCGTCGTCGGTGACGATCTCGTAGTCGAGCAGCGTGCACCCCTTGTCGACGAGCTCCCGGAGCATCCCCATGTTGTACGGCTGCCCCTTGATGGTGTGCGAGAACATCATGTAAGCGCCGCCGCGCCGGAAGTAGCCGTGGGGCATCTCCTTGATGCCGAGCACCACGCCGCAGTCGCGGACGTCGTCGACGACCGAGGCCTTCGCTGCCGCGTAGTCGGCGTCGGCGAACGTGCGCCGAGGGAACCGCTCGACGCGGACGTCGATCCCCTGTGCGATCAGGTCGCGGACGTCGCTCGGCGACAGCGCGACGCGCCGCTCCCACGGGTTCTTGTCCTCCAGGCGAAGACCGATTGCGTTTCTCATGACGGCCACCTCGACGCCCCCCGAGCGAACACGACCCTCCCCGGACCCCGGCCGGCGGACGGCTCCGGGCGCCCTCTTCTTACCAGATTTTACGCGGGTGGGAACACCCGGCGTCCCTTCCGGCAACGCTCTTGTGCCGATTCCGGGGCGACACTAGTATCAGGTTCTCGAGCCCCGCGATACGGCGCGGGGCGAAAGGAGCATGCCGTGGTCGACAAACTCGCCCTGACAAACCCCCTGAGCCGGATGATCGACAAGGATCGCGAGGAGTTCACCCGGGCGGATCTCCTGCGCGTCGCGGCGGAGCAGGGGATCGAGCGGTTCACGTTCCGCTACACCGGCGGCGACGGCCAGCTCAAGGAGCTCAAGCTCCCGTTCACCACGCTCCGGCACGCGGAGCGGATCCTCGCCGCGGGCGAGCGGCTCGACGGGTCGTCGCTCTTCAAGGGGCTCGTCAACACGGCGAATTCCGATCTCTATGTCGTGCCGATCTACAAGTCGGCGTTCATCAACCCGTTCAACCCCGGGAGCATCGATTTCATCTGCCGGTTCCTCGACAAGGACGGCGCGAGGGCGCCGTTCACGCCGGACAACATCCTCGGCCTCGCGCACGACAGGTTCCAGAGCCGGACCGGGATGGAGCTCCACGCCCTCGGCGAGCTCGAGTTCTTCCTGCTCCGGCCGGGCGGCGACGAGCTCTTCACCCCGCCGAAGCAGGCCGGCTACCACATGTCTTCGCCGTTCTTCAAGAGCGGTGACGTCGTGAACGAGATGGTGCGCCACATCGCGCAGATCACCGGCGCGGTCAAGTACGCGCACGCGGAGGTCGGCTACATCGACTGCCTGCGCTCGGACCGGCCGCTCCTCGCCGGCCGCCGCGGCGGGCAGCACGAGATCGAGCTCCTGACGCGGCCCATCGACGAGGCGGGCGACTTCGTCGCGCTCGCCAAGTGGATCATCCGCAACGTCGCGTACAAGCACGGCATGCTCGCCACGTTCTCGCCCAAGCTCGAGGAGGGGATCGCCGGGAGCGGGATGCACTTCCACATGGAGCTCGTGAAGGGCGGCCGGAACCTGATGACCGCCGCCGGAGGCGCCCTGTCCGACGACGCGCTCAAGCTGATAGGCGGGCTCGTGCAGTACGCGTCGACGCTCTCGGCGTTCGGGAACACGGTGGCGTCCGCGTTCCTCAGGCTCGTGCCGAACCAGGAGGCGCCGACGCGCATCTGCTGGAGCCACTCGAACCGCTCGGCCTTGATCCGCGTCCCGCTCGGGTGGGCCGGGACGTCCGATCTCGCCCGCACCGTGAACCCGGGGGAGAAGACGCCGTTCGTCGAGGAGCGCGGGGTGCAGACCGTGGAGATCCGATCCCCGGACGGCTCCGCGATGTTCCACCTGCTGCTCGCCGGGCTCACCACCGCGGCCGAGTGGGGCCTCACGCAGCCCGGCGCGATAGACCTCGCCCGGAAGACGCGCGTCGAGGGGAACATCTTCACCGACAAGGAGCTGCTCGCGCGGCTCGAGGCGCTCCCGGGCTCGTGCGTCGCGTGCGGCCGTCTCCTCGCGGAGCGGCGCGCGATGTACGAGGAGTACGGCAACTTCCCGAAGCAGGTCATCGATCACGTGATCGAGATGCTCGCCCGGGAGAACGACGAGCACCTCAACCGACAGCTCTCCCAGATGCCGGCCGAGGAGCGGCTCCACGCCACGCGTCAGGTGATGCACAAGGACATCCACCGCCACTAGGAGGTCGTCATGCGGAAGGCACTCGCGATCGCGGCGCTCGCGCCGTTCCTCTTCGCCGCGGGCCCCTGCGGGGACGACGACGGCGGCGGCGGCGGGACGGACGACGAGGCCGCGTGCGAGCAGTACTGCGCGGCGCAGTACGCCGACGATCTCGAGGGGTGCGAGTGGTGCGCGGTCGACGTCACCTACGACGAGGAGACCGGCGTCTGCACCTGCGAGTTCCTCTCGTGCGTCTCGGACCTGTGCACCGACTGGTGCCAGGCGGACGGGGGCACGTCGACGGGGACCTGCTACCTCGACTCGTGCACGTGCAGCTGAACCCCGGGCCGCTCGGCACCGCGGCCACGAGGGCCGCGGCAACGATGCTCCTCCGCGTAAGATCGCGTCGGAGCACGCCCTACGGGCAGTCCGACGGAGGCTCCCATTCCTCGATGATTGACCGCGACTCGTGCCGACGCCACTGATCGCGGATGTAGGTGCGCAACGAGTCGCTCCTGGCTGGGGCGACCGTTTCGATCCACACACCGTCCTGCCACCGGAACGGGATCGACGGACAACGCCCGCGGATCTCCCACGCCGCGAAGCCCTTGAGCTGCCCGTAGAGTTCGCTGAGGGCGACGGTCGGCCCGCTCCGCAAGAGAAGGTGCACGTGATCCTTGTAACAGCCGAACTCCTCGACGTAGGCGTCCAACGCAGCGGCCTTTGCGCGGAACAGCCCGAGGAGCGCCACTCCGTCTTCGGGCGCCGCGATCCACGGCTCCCGGTGCTTCGTCGCAAAGACGAGATGATAAAAAAGGCGGTGAAACGAGTGCCGCTGTTTCAAGGTGAAGCTCCTGCCCGCCAGGGCGTGCTCCGGAGCGCGATGCGCGCAGGAGCATCGTTGCCGCGGCCCTCGTGGCCGCGGTCGATGGGGACCTCCGGTCCTGACCTCCGGTTCTTGGCCCTACAGCAGCCCGGCGAGCTCGCGCGCCAGCGTGTCGCCGCTGATCCAGGCGCACATCTCGAACGCCGAACGCGCGGCGGAGATCGCCCCGCGCCGGAGCCTCGCCACGCCCGCCGCGAGCCAGAGATCGGCGTTGTCCGCGTCCGCGACGATCGCCGCGGTGAGCGCCTCGTCCGCCGCGGTGGGCCGGCCGGCGTCGAGGAGCGCGATCGCCGCGCTGAGCGCCTCGGCCGAGGTGGGCGCGCGGCGCGCCGTGGAAAAGGTCGTCGTGTTCATCGCGAGCGCGGTCGCGCCCCGGGTCCAGGTCGACATGTCGTCCCTCCTTTGCGTGTCACCCGAAGCTGAATCGGACGTTTTGCGCAAAGGTTGACGAAAAAACGCGCGGGCCGCGAAAAAACTACTCGATCGGCACCGTGACCCCCGTCGGCGCCTCGTCCAGCCAGCGGAAGCGGTCGAGGAGCACGATCGAGTCGAAGAGGTTGTCCAGTTCGTCGTGGATCGAGAACGTGAGGTTGAACGTGTCGCCCGGGGCCACGGGCCAGCTCGTGCGGAGCCAGCCTGTGGAGCCGGCGTTGCCGCTGGTGGTCTGCGACCAGTGCGATCCGGTCTCGCTGCACGGGTGCATGTCGTTCTCGAAGAACTCCGCGTCCACCTCGATCTCGTTGCCGGCGTCGTCGAACGCGATGTTCGTCGTCGCGCCGTCGTTCAGCGCGTCGTACTCCATGATCGCGTAGAACGTGTCGTTGAATCCGAAGTTCAGGAATTCGTCGTACTCGGCCGACGCGAAGAGGAAGTCGAACGAGAACCCCTGCTTGCCCTCGGGCACGGTCAGGGTCACGCGCAGCTGGTTGCGGTCGCAGGCCTCCGCCGGGTCGCCGGTCGCCGGATCGCCGCCCTGGTACTCGGGCTGCGGATCGAGGTCGGTGGAGGCGCCGTCGTCCCCCATGTCCTCCGCGAAGTTGGGGTTCTCCTCGTCCAGCGGCCCGGTCGAGATCGCGAGCATCACGCACCTGTGCGGCGCCTCGAGGCAGTCGCTGGTGCCGAGCTGCGGCGCGATGCCGAACCCGCGCAGCCCGTCGGAGCTCGTCATGTCCAGGGACACGGCGTCGAGGTACGCCCCCGGGCAGAGGTTCATCGCCGCCGCGAGGTCGGCGGCGGAGGTCTCGTCGAGATCGCCGCAGTCGCAGCCCGGATCCGTGTCCGTGTCGGTGTCCTCGTCCTCGGGCACGTCGCGCCGATCCGGCCCGCAGCCGGCGGGCCAGGCGGCGGACACCAGGAACGCGAGCGCGAGGATCCGGCGCCGCGCCGTCATAGGCCGCCCCAGCCGGCGAGGCGCGCCCACATCCGCCACGCCGCGCTGCCCTTGAGCACGCAATTCAGGTTCGCCTCGACCGGATCTTCCGAGTGGGCGCAACCGGTGCAGCCGGCGTAGCTCCCTCCGTCGCCGAGCGTGAGCGCGGCGAGCTCCGAGTCCGGGTTCTCCGCGATCCACTCGACCGCCCAGTTGCCGCCGTCGTAGTCGAGGTTGTCGCTCATCCCCTGATCC
Coding sequences:
- a CDS encoding LCP family protein; translation: MSVDFGKRQRVARLFSVACCAALLVATRQWACSDDQGPRAGAGSPALLPGDASAEDPADAGPAAVSAVTPEPIEAGNGLEYALLLGFDGPISPPGRTDAILVLALDFDRNAIGVVSVPRDLWVDIPGFEPGRINKIYRIGENLRGRGQGHRLLKGVIARELGVPISHTVAVDMGGFEEIVDLLGGIQVDVDCPIRDNFVSKDAPSGYEPLALDAGRQLLDGRTALLYSRSRHGRSDLDRSRRQQAVLAGMWRRAARFDTLGRLPSLWEKLEGRVRTDLDLAAVLRYAALARKAGGEGIHGLVLREPTVYQWRSPDGQSALRLDRAAFRADLARLFDAPKPGKREGATCRPADVALRWRELRGKGGAAETGTDPKEPVDAGI
- a CDS encoding 4Fe-4S binding protein, producing the protein MSIRITEECINCGCCEDVCPMLAIHEDPAGNARTVDPARCTECVGLYARIMCQVECPVEACVADPARRETEAELLDKARRLMPEHTFGHPAPSHFR
- the radC gene encoding DNA repair protein RadC, which codes for MSSLRHWPSVDLPRERLRGKGAAALGDAELVALLIGAGGQGENALESSQRILREAGGLDRLAATGLGALAGVPGLGEAKASRILAAIELGLRVVERRSEAPQRAFCRSEEIWEAYRARLGALHQEVFLVVGLNNRNETLREEIVAKGTISECVVSPREVFRPMIAEAAARIVALHNHPSGDPSPSPEDVALTRRLAEAGALIGIPLLDHVVIGRRGYASLRDMGVIR
- a CDS encoding saccharopine dehydrogenase NADP-binding domain-containing protein is translated as MKRVLVLGAGLVAKPLIDYFAEREGFALTVADIFVEKARALLAGRTGCAAVALDASRNDELAGLVASHDVAVSLLPAPMHPIVAALCLTHKKHMATASYVSQAMREMHADAAANDLVFVNECGVDPGLDHMSAMRVIHGATRRGGKIVSFRSYCGGLPAPEANTNPIGYKFSWAPRGVLVAATNPARFLRDGAVVEVPGTELFADPEPVEFPGAGSFEGYPNRDALPYIEMYGLDGVRTMFRGTLRHLGHCASWYHWVKLGLFDQRPRSDLAGLTYKRFMQGFVGGAGNLQKALSVALSVPESSPAISNLEWLGLFHESPVSISEGGNVDILASRMLEKCSFAPGERDLLIMRHEFEVEYPGKSERVASSLVAYGVPGGDSAMARTVSLPLAIAVRLIAEGAIPPPGVVTPVHPELYGPILDELARDFGIAFDEGVI
- a CDS encoding glutamine synthetase family protein; the encoded protein is MVDKLALTNPLSRMIDKDREEFTRADLLRVAAEQGIERFTFRYTGGDGQLKELKLPFTTLRHAERILAAGERLDGSSLFKGLVNTANSDLYVVPIYKSAFINPFNPGSIDFICRFLDKDGARAPFTPDNILGLAHDRFQSRTGMELHALGELEFFLLRPGGDELFTPPKQAGYHMSSPFFKSGDVVNEMVRHIAQITGAVKYAHAEVGYIDCLRSDRPLLAGRRGGQHEIELLTRPIDEAGDFVALAKWIIRNVAYKHGMLATFSPKLEEGIAGSGMHFHMELVKGGRNLMTAAGGALSDDALKLIGGLVQYASTLSAFGNTVASAFLRLVPNQEAPTRICWSHSNRSALIRVPLGWAGTSDLARTVNPGEKTPFVEERGVQTVEIRSPDGSAMFHLLLAGLTTAAEWGLTQPGAIDLARKTRVEGNIFTDKELLARLEALPGSCVACGRLLAERRAMYEEYGNFPKQVIDHVIEMLARENDEHLNRQLSQMPAEERLHATRQVMHKDIHRH
- the tnpA gene encoding IS200/IS605 family transposase, with amino-acid sequence MKQRHSFHRLFYHLVFATKHREPWIAAPEDGVALLGLFRAKAAALDAYVEEFGCYKDHVHLLLRSGPTVALSELYGQLKGFAAWEIRGRCPSIPFRWQDGVWIETVAPARSDSLRTYIRDQWRRHESRSIIEEWEPPSDCP
- a CDS encoding choice-of-anchor L domain-containing protein, with the translated sequence MTARRRILALAFLVSAAWPAGCGPDRRDVPEDEDTDTDTDPGCDCGDLDETSAADLAAAMNLCPGAYLDAVSLDMTSSDGLRGFGIAPQLGTSDCLEAPHRCVMLAISTGPLDEENPNFAEDMGDDGASTDLDPQPEYQGGDPATGDPAEACDRNQLRVTLTVPEGKQGFSFDFLFASAEYDEFLNFGFNDTFYAIMEYDALNDGATTNIAFDDAGNEIEVDAEFFENDMHPCSETGSHWSQTTSGNAGSTGWLRTSWPVAPGDTFNLTFSIHDELDNLFDSIVLLDRFRWLDEAPTGVTVPIE